One Streptomyces fagopyri DNA window includes the following coding sequences:
- a CDS encoding DUF4232 domain-containing protein has product MRALPIAVTAAAAALMLTACDSGSADKKDSGGSPATSASSTACAIDHIDFEVGPANTAPAAGDTGNVPVTLTNHGDKCTLDGFPGIEVHDSAQGTEVFADKSAKPQKLTLVKDATASFTITYVRGTAGDAKSLDATSLKITLPGAKDAQRFKWSYGPLAGKTGPDDLNASVSTFQAAGD; this is encoded by the coding sequence ATGCGCGCCCTTCCGATCGCCGTCACCGCCGCCGCCGCGGCCCTCATGCTGACCGCCTGCGACAGCGGCAGCGCCGACAAGAAGGACTCCGGCGGCTCCCCGGCGACCTCGGCCTCCTCCACCGCCTGCGCGATCGACCACATCGACTTCGAGGTCGGCCCCGCCAACACCGCCCCGGCCGCCGGGGACACCGGCAACGTGCCGGTCACGCTCACCAACCACGGCGACAAGTGCACCCTCGACGGCTTCCCCGGCATCGAGGTGCACGACAGCGCCCAGGGCACGGAGGTCTTCGCGGACAAGTCGGCGAAGCCCCAGAAGCTGACGCTGGTGAAGGACGCCACCGCCTCCTTCACGATCACCTACGTGCGGGGCACCGCGGGCGACGCGAAGAGCCTCGACGCGACCTCGCTGAAGATCACGCTGCCCGGCGCCAAGGACGCCCAGCGCTTCAAGTGGTCGTACGGCCCGCTCGCGGGCAAGACCGGCCCGGACGACCTGAACGCCTCCGTGAGCACCTTCCAGGCGGCCGGCGACTGA
- a CDS encoding DUF2786 domain-containing protein yields the protein MSSSTTPSTVERAFGAALYAHTDAALDTGASLLAADPASDAELARRGAEFVAAAWRRGWQPADVVRIVRRELDDVHVRLVSALILREDRTSRGPRWAAQLDELDADAEPPRTDRFTHAGTVLELYRLLLRLPAIEPLDPPRQDAPQDSRMLTRIRALLAKAEATGFPEEAEALSAKAQELMARHSIDEALLAARTHAKDAPGACRIGVEPPYETAKAVLLDAVAGANRCRAVWNEPLAFSTVVGFEPDLEAVELLYTSLLVQATAAMTKAEAAQRAGGRKRTKTFRQSFLAAYAHRIGDRLATAAEGQVASAEGELLPVLAAREVAVTDHMEQMFPDTVTTRLRGVDDAAGWREGAAAADRAQVRTRPPLR from the coding sequence ATGAGCAGCAGTACGACGCCCAGCACCGTGGAGCGCGCCTTCGGGGCCGCCCTCTACGCCCACACCGACGCGGCCCTCGACACGGGCGCCTCGCTGCTCGCCGCCGACCCCGCGTCGGACGCCGAACTCGCCCGGCGCGGCGCGGAGTTCGTCGCCGCCGCCTGGCGCCGCGGCTGGCAGCCCGCCGACGTCGTACGGATCGTGCGGCGCGAGCTGGACGACGTACACGTACGCCTGGTGTCGGCCCTGATCCTGCGGGAGGACCGGACATCCCGGGGCCCGCGCTGGGCGGCCCAGCTCGACGAACTGGACGCGGACGCCGAGCCGCCGCGTACCGACCGCTTCACACACGCCGGGACCGTCCTGGAGCTCTACCGGCTGCTGCTGCGGCTGCCCGCCATCGAGCCGCTGGACCCGCCCCGGCAGGACGCGCCGCAGGACTCCCGGATGCTCACCCGTATCCGCGCCCTGCTCGCCAAGGCCGAGGCGACCGGCTTCCCGGAGGAGGCGGAGGCGCTGAGCGCCAAGGCGCAGGAGCTCATGGCGCGGCACAGCATCGACGAGGCGCTGCTCGCGGCCCGTACGCACGCCAAGGACGCACCCGGCGCCTGCCGCATCGGCGTGGAGCCCCCGTACGAGACGGCCAAGGCGGTCCTGCTCGACGCGGTGGCCGGCGCGAACCGCTGCCGCGCCGTGTGGAACGAGCCCCTCGCCTTCTCGACCGTCGTCGGCTTCGAACCCGACCTGGAGGCGGTCGAACTCCTCTACACCTCGCTGCTCGTGCAGGCCACCGCCGCGATGACGAAGGCGGAGGCGGCTCAGCGGGCGGGCGGGCGGAAACGTACGAAGACCTTCCGGCAGTCGTTCCTCGCGGCGTACGCCCATCGCATCGGGGACCGGCTCGCGACGGCCGCCGAAGGGCAGGTGGCGTCGGCGGAGGGGGAGTTGCTGCCTGTCCTGGCGGCCCGCGAGGTGGCGGTCACCGACCATATGGAACAGATGTTCCCGGACACCGTCACCACCCGGCTGCGCGGGGTGGACGACGCGGCCGGGTGGCGGGAAGGGGCCGCCGCGGCCGACCGGGCCCAGGTCAGGACCCGGCCGCCGCTGCGATGA
- a CDS encoding Clp protease N-terminal domain-containing protein — MTTNPLGTPSVRLDDLIEAIKKVHTDALDQLQDAVIAADHLGDVADHLIGHFVDQARRSGASWTDIGRSMGVTRQAAQKRFVPKAESDLDPSQGFGRYTPRARHVVMAAHAEAKTSGSAEGLPEHLVLGLLAEPEGLAALAITAQGVTLEALREAATAALPPAAAEVPELVPYGPAAKKALELTFREALRLGHNYIGTEHILLALLEHENGQGVLSGVGITKQATEAHIARALEDLTKAP; from the coding sequence ATGACGACGAACCCACTCGGCACGCCATCCGTACGTCTCGACGACCTCATCGAGGCCATCAAGAAGGTGCACACCGACGCGCTCGACCAGCTCCAGGACGCGGTGATCGCCGCGGACCACCTCGGCGACGTCGCCGACCACCTGATCGGGCACTTCGTGGACCAGGCCCGGCGTTCGGGCGCGTCCTGGACGGACATCGGCCGGAGCATGGGGGTCACCCGGCAGGCGGCGCAGAAGCGGTTCGTCCCGAAGGCCGAGTCGGACCTCGACCCCAGCCAGGGCTTCGGCCGCTACACACCGCGTGCCCGGCACGTGGTCATGGCCGCGCACGCCGAGGCCAAGACCTCGGGGAGCGCCGAGGGCCTGCCCGAACACCTGGTCCTCGGTCTGCTCGCCGAGCCGGAGGGCCTCGCCGCGCTCGCGATCACCGCGCAGGGGGTGACCCTGGAGGCGCTGCGCGAGGCGGCGACCGCGGCACTCCCGCCGGCCGCCGCCGAGGTACCGGAACTCGTCCCCTACGGCCCCGCCGCCAAGAAGGCGCTGGAGCTCACCTTCCGCGAGGCCCTCCGCCTCGGCCACAACTACATCGGCACCGAGCACATCCTCCTGGCCCTCCTGGAGCACGAGAACGGCCAGGGCGTGCTGAGCGGCGTCGGCATCACCAAGCAGGCGACCGAGGCCCACATCGCCCGCGCGCTGGAGGACCTCACCAAAGCGCCGTGA
- a CDS encoding bifunctional 3'-5' exonuclease/DNA polymerase, with the protein MSDRWAVGPAEDGGAELAPLGPDGLPAGPVRREADLVEAVRARPDVVRWVWRSTAGVHPRLLAAGVRVERCYDIEAAENLLLGHEGRLGEPRSAAAALARLRGGPVPADPPQRSAEPGSQSSLFEPRPVHLPLEDVIAVYADQRRRHAATAHPERMHLLTTAESAGMLVAAEMNATGLPWRADVHRELLNDMLGERYAGGGEPRRLAELAEEVSAAFGRRVRPDLPADVVKAFAQAGIKVASTRRWELESIDHPAVEPLLAYKKLYRIWVAHGWSWLQDWVRDGRFRPEYLPGGTVTGRWVTNGGGALQIPKVIRRAVVADPGWRLVVADADQMEPRVLAAISRDPGLMEVAGREGDLYQAVSDRAFAGDRAQAKLAVLGAVYGQTSGDGLKNLAALRRRYPKAVAYVDDAARAGEEGRLVRTWLGRTSPPAAGAADRASEEAGLPQDEPAEASGDQGWVPGYASSNSRARGRFARNFVVQGSAADWALLLLAALRRTCADLAAELVFFQHDEVIVHCPAEEADVVVAAVREAAELAGRLTFGETPVRFPFTTAVVECYADAK; encoded by the coding sequence ATGAGCGACCGGTGGGCTGTCGGACCGGCCGAGGACGGCGGCGCGGAGCTTGCCCCCCTCGGACCCGACGGGCTGCCCGCCGGGCCCGTGCGCAGGGAGGCCGATCTCGTCGAGGCCGTACGGGCCCGGCCCGACGTGGTCCGGTGGGTCTGGCGGTCCACGGCCGGCGTCCACCCGCGCCTGCTCGCCGCCGGGGTGCGTGTGGAGCGGTGCTACGACATCGAGGCCGCCGAGAACCTGCTGCTCGGCCACGAGGGCAGGCTCGGCGAACCCCGCTCGGCCGCCGCCGCGCTGGCCAGGCTGCGCGGCGGGCCCGTGCCGGCGGACCCCCCGCAGCGCTCCGCCGAGCCCGGCTCGCAGTCGTCCCTCTTCGAGCCGCGCCCGGTCCACCTCCCCCTGGAGGACGTCATCGCGGTGTACGCGGACCAGCGGCGCCGCCACGCGGCCACCGCCCACCCCGAACGCATGCACCTGCTCACCACCGCCGAGTCGGCGGGCATGCTGGTGGCGGCCGAGATGAACGCGACGGGACTGCCGTGGCGCGCGGACGTCCACCGAGAGCTGCTGAACGACATGCTCGGCGAGCGGTACGCGGGCGGCGGCGAGCCCCGCCGTCTCGCCGAGCTCGCGGAGGAGGTCTCGGCGGCCTTCGGCAGACGGGTCAGACCCGATCTGCCCGCCGACGTCGTCAAAGCCTTCGCGCAGGCCGGGATCAAGGTCGCGTCCACCCGGCGATGGGAGCTCGAATCCATCGACCACCCCGCCGTGGAACCCCTGCTCGCCTACAAGAAGCTGTACCGGATCTGGGTCGCCCACGGCTGGTCCTGGCTGCAGGACTGGGTGCGCGACGGCCGGTTCCGGCCCGAGTACCTCCCGGGCGGCACGGTCACCGGACGCTGGGTGACCAACGGCGGGGGCGCGCTCCAGATCCCCAAGGTCATCCGCCGCGCCGTCGTCGCCGACCCCGGCTGGCGGCTCGTGGTGGCCGACGCCGACCAGATGGAGCCACGGGTACTGGCCGCGATCTCCCGCGACCCCGGCCTGATGGAGGTCGCCGGCCGCGAGGGCGACCTCTACCAGGCGGTGTCGGACCGGGCCTTCGCGGGCGACCGCGCCCAGGCCAAGCTCGCCGTCCTCGGCGCGGTGTACGGACAGACATCGGGGGACGGCCTGAAGAACCTGGCCGCACTGCGCCGCCGCTACCCCAAGGCCGTGGCGTACGTGGACGACGCCGCCCGCGCGGGCGAGGAGGGCCGGCTCGTACGGACATGGCTGGGCCGGACCAGCCCCCCGGCCGCCGGTGCCGCCGACAGGGCGTCGGAGGAGGCCGGCCTCCCCCAGGACGAGCCCGCCGAGGCGTCCGGCGACCAGGGCTGGGTGCCCGGGTACGCCTCCTCCAACTCCCGGGCCCGCGGCCGTTTCGCACGCAACTTCGTCGTCCAGGGCAGCGCGGCCGACTGGGCGCTGCTGCTGCTCGCGGCACTCCGCCGCACCTGTGCCGATCTCGCCGCCGAGCTGGTCTTCTTCCAGCACGACGAGGTGATCGTGCACTGCCCGGCCGAGGAGGCGGACGTGGTCGTGGCGGCCGTCCGGGAGGCCGCGGAGCTGGCGGGCAGGCTGACCTTCGGCGAGACACCGGTCCGTTTCCCGTTCACGACGGCGGTGGTGGAGTGCTACGCGGACGCGAAGTAG
- a CDS encoding AfsR/SARP family transcriptional regulator: MRYGLRFGLLGPPVLYDADGEVGSIRSGKMRALLVALLLEPGRVVSVDVLKDALWGGTPPASAQASLQNHVTRLRRLLDDPERLRAVPPGYLLRVGEGELDVRVFESHVTAARAAHADRDGARALREALAALALWRGTPLGGVRPEFGGHALVQRLEEARLLLLEWRYEAELWLAGPNAGSGGGGGAARFSRSAEGSGGTRGSGDPAISIGTDGIESSTSTDCSGGSAGADGSGGSASSAGADGTRNDRGSAGAGGSGHARLAALTPELAALVVEHPLREAFHRLLMLVLHRTGRQAEALAVHRDLRARLVEELGVEPGPAVREAHLEILRERGPGGSARSAGTVGVGTAGASGGPRRAGGSSRTGGSSRAAGSSRAGGSVGADGAGDVGQDPRADGGAPPVPAQPPSPRPAQLPPPPAHFTGRGDVRDELGLVLDTDRRLRLPFPAVAVISGMAGVGKSALALHVAHGLRERFPDGQLYVNLHGATPGMTPLTPGQALAALLRDLGVESRRIPEPPDAAAALLRSTLAPTRTLMVLDDAAHAAQVRPLLPAGAGCAVIVTSRSPLTALDGAHRFPLAPLSDEDSAALLRAVSGRRDGLDGGHPLVELTGRLPLALRVVAARLAARRALTPDALADQLTDTEGRLRHLEYDDLSVRRSLAVAHDALRASDREPDRDAARALCSIGALDLPVYGAPLLARLSGITEHRAEAALDRLVDVALLEETAYARYAPHDLVRDFAREIAGTTGTTGPREATAAAEATAAAGTATAPGSPGWTGSTESTDAPDAAAGADRADGADGTDVPGGPVGPVGPVGPVGPGGADRADRTERAGAAAGVTTNPCVSERALRWYAGVAARSLEVIVEAGLDRADRSRPTATQPAAHAADAAATPPFRSARDAFAWGDLELENVMTLVERYAEESAYVPVLVRLLNPYLQRSGRVPESEVLLRTALGAARRLGDEAAQAYALGDLAGLHFMTGRAGEALTLNDEALAIWRRLGVLSWVRRGLNNRGMLLEGLGRYEESGEALLLSLELSRELGDPHTEAITYSHLGNLYEHTDARAAIDHHKRSLAIGDAMDDVIIRHSAHCNIGYAHLTLGEPAAAVPHFEESLRILGGHDDWHGESQTRLGLVRALRGVGHCERAALECELLLCRADRRADQFTAGLARHQRGLLLRTRGDVEGAYEQWRTALAALDGRDTSVVGQLRELLRGT; this comes from the coding sequence ATGCGGTACGGGCTGCGGTTCGGGCTGCTGGGTCCACCGGTCCTGTACGACGCCGACGGCGAGGTCGGATCGATCCGCAGCGGCAAGATGCGCGCGCTGCTGGTGGCGCTGCTCCTGGAGCCCGGCCGGGTCGTCTCGGTCGACGTGCTGAAGGACGCGCTGTGGGGCGGGACACCGCCCGCGTCCGCGCAGGCCTCGCTGCAGAACCACGTCACCCGGCTGCGCCGGCTCCTCGACGATCCGGAGCGGCTACGGGCCGTGCCGCCCGGGTATCTCCTGCGCGTCGGCGAGGGCGAGTTGGACGTCCGCGTCTTCGAGTCCCACGTCACGGCCGCGCGTGCCGCGCATGCCGATCGGGACGGCGCACGGGCGCTGCGTGAGGCCTTGGCGGCGCTCGCGCTGTGGCGGGGCACCCCGCTCGGCGGAGTCCGGCCCGAGTTCGGCGGCCACGCCCTCGTCCAGCGGCTCGAGGAGGCGCGGCTGCTGCTCCTGGAATGGCGCTACGAGGCCGAGTTGTGGCTCGCGGGTCCGAACGCAGGCAGCGGCGGCGGAGGAGGAGCGGCGAGGTTTTCGAGGAGTGCGGAGGGTAGCGGGGGGACGCGCGGCTCGGGAGATCCCGCGATCTCCATCGGCACGGACGGCATCGAGAGCTCCACGAGCACGGATTGCTCCGGTGGCTCCGCGGGCGCGGACGGCTCCGGTGGCTCCGCGAGCTCCGCGGGCGCTGACGGCACCAGGAATGACCGGGGCTCCGCGGGCGCGGGTGGCTCCGGCCATGCCCGACTTGCCGCTCTCACACCCGAATTGGCCGCCCTGGTCGTGGAGCACCCCCTGCGCGAGGCCTTCCACCGGCTGCTGATGCTCGTGCTGCACCGCACCGGTCGCCAGGCGGAGGCCCTGGCCGTCCACCGCGATCTGCGGGCCCGCCTGGTGGAGGAGTTGGGGGTCGAGCCGGGGCCCGCGGTACGCGAGGCGCATCTGGAGATCCTGCGGGAGCGGGGGCCCGGCGGATCCGCACGATCAGCCGGAACGGTCGGGGTGGGCACGGCAGGCGCGTCCGGCGGACCCAGGAGAGCTGGCGGTTCGAGCAGGACGGGCGGTTCGAGCAGGGCGGCCGGATCGAGCAGGGCAGGCGGATCGGTCGGAGCGGACGGGGCCGGCGACGTCGGCCAGGACCCCCGTGCCGACGGAGGTGCACCGCCCGTCCCGGCGCAGCCGCCTTCGCCCCGTCCCGCCCAACTTCCCCCGCCCCCCGCCCACTTCACTGGACGAGGTGACGTACGCGACGAACTTGGCCTGGTCCTGGACACGGACCGGCGGCTGCGGCTGCCTTTTCCGGCCGTGGCCGTCATCAGCGGCATGGCCGGGGTGGGCAAGAGCGCGCTGGCGCTGCACGTGGCCCACGGGCTGCGGGAACGTTTCCCTGACGGCCAGTTGTACGTCAACCTGCACGGGGCCACCCCCGGAATGACCCCGCTCACGCCGGGTCAGGCGCTCGCGGCGCTGCTGCGCGACCTCGGGGTCGAGTCACGTCGTATCCCCGAACCCCCCGACGCGGCGGCCGCGTTGCTCCGGTCGACACTCGCCCCGACGCGCACCCTGATGGTGCTGGACGACGCCGCGCACGCCGCTCAGGTGCGGCCCCTGCTGCCGGCGGGCGCCGGGTGCGCGGTGATCGTGACGAGCAGGTCGCCGCTCACCGCGCTGGACGGCGCGCACCGATTCCCGCTCGCCCCGCTCTCGGACGAGGACAGCGCGGCGCTGCTCCGCGCGGTCTCCGGGCGCCGCGACGGTCTCGACGGCGGGCACCCGCTCGTCGAACTCACCGGGCGGCTTCCGCTCGCCCTGCGCGTCGTCGCGGCCCGCCTCGCCGCGCGCCGCGCGCTCACCCCGGACGCGTTGGCCGATCAACTGACGGACACGGAAGGCCGTTTGCGTCATCTGGAGTACGACGACCTGAGCGTCCGCAGGTCCCTGGCGGTGGCGCATGACGCGTTGCGGGCCTCGGACCGTGAGCCCGACCGGGACGCGGCGCGCGCGCTGTGCAGCATCGGGGCGCTCGACCTGCCGGTCTACGGTGCACCCCTGCTGGCCCGGCTCTCCGGCATCACCGAACACCGCGCCGAGGCCGCGCTCGACCGCCTCGTCGACGTCGCCCTCCTGGAGGAGACGGCGTACGCCCGCTACGCACCCCACGACCTCGTCCGCGACTTCGCCCGGGAGATCGCCGGAACGACGGGAACGACGGGCCCAAGAGAGGCAACGGCGGCTGCGGAGGCAACAGCGGCTGCGGGGACGGCGACCGCTCCCGGATCGCCCGGCTGGACCGGCTCGACCGAATCCACGGACGCGCCCGACGCAGCGGCCGGCGCGGACAGGGCCGACGGAGCAGACGGAACGGATGTCCCAGGTGGACCAGTTGGACCAGTTGGACCAGTTGGACCAGTTGGACCAGGTGGAGCAGACAGAGCGGACAGAACGGAGAGGGCGGGCGCCGCAGCCGGGGTGACCACGAACCCGTGTGTCTCCGAGCGTGCCCTGCGCTGGTACGCCGGGGTGGCCGCCCGCTCGCTCGAAGTGATCGTCGAGGCGGGGCTCGACCGTGCGGACCGCAGCCGGCCGACGGCCACGCAGCCGGCCGCGCACGCGGCGGACGCCGCCGCCACACCGCCGTTCCGCTCCGCCAGGGACGCCTTCGCCTGGGGCGATCTGGAGCTGGAGAACGTGATGACGCTGGTGGAGCGGTACGCGGAGGAGTCCGCGTACGTTCCGGTGCTGGTGCGGCTGCTCAACCCCTACCTCCAGCGCAGCGGCCGGGTCCCCGAGTCGGAGGTGCTCCTGCGGACGGCGCTGGGCGCGGCGCGGCGACTCGGGGACGAGGCGGCCCAGGCGTACGCGCTCGGGGACCTCGCGGGGCTGCACTTCATGACGGGCCGGGCGGGCGAGGCGCTCACGCTGAACGACGAGGCGCTGGCGATCTGGCGGCGGCTCGGGGTGCTGTCGTGGGTGCGGCGCGGCCTGAACAACCGCGGCATGCTCCTGGAGGGGCTCGGGCGGTACGAGGAGTCCGGTGAGGCCCTGCTGCTGAGCCTCGAACTCTCCCGGGAACTGGGCGACCCGCACACGGAGGCCATCACCTACAGCCACCTCGGCAACCTGTACGAGCACACCGACGCCCGCGCCGCCATCGACCACCACAAGCGCAGCCTCGCCATCGGCGACGCGATGGACGACGTGATCATCCGGCACTCCGCCCACTGCAACATCGGCTACGCGCACCTCACCCTCGGGGAACCGGCCGCCGCGGTACCGCACTTCGAGGAGAGTCTGCGCATCCTCGGTGGACACGACGACTGGCACGGGGAGTCGCAGACCCGGCTCGGGCTGGTGCGCGCGCTGCGCGGGGTGGGGCACTGTGAGCGCGCCGCGCTGGAGTGCGAGCTGCTGCTGTGCCGCGCCGACCGGCGCGCCGACCAGTTCACCGCCGGGCTGGCCCGGCATCAGCGGGGCCTGCTGCTGCGCACCCGGGGGGACGTCGAGGGGGCGTACGAGCAGTGGAGGACGGCGCTCGCGGCGCTCGACGGGCGGGACACCTCGGTGGTGGGGCAGCTGCGGGAACTTCTGCGGGGAACCTAG
- a CDS encoding glycosyltransferase family 2 protein translates to MPEGPRIAVAVVTMGNRPVEVDALLTSVAKQDVAPARIVIVGNGCPLPDFAERLGLPGEVTTIEVDENLGCPGGRNVGLARLAEFGDVDVVVELDDDGLLVDADVLRKVRDLYAADPRLGIVGFRIADENGETQRRHVPRVGAKDPMRGGPVTGFLGGGHALSMPMVAEIGDWPAEFFFAHEETDMAWRAIDAGWTVLYEPELLLQHPKTSPARHAIYYRVTARNRVWLTRRRLPLALIPVHLGIWVLLTLARTRSLGGLRAWFGGFAEGLRESGGRRQPMRWRTVWRLTRLGRPPVI, encoded by the coding sequence GTGCCGGAGGGTCCGCGGATCGCCGTTGCCGTCGTGACGATGGGGAATCGGCCCGTCGAGGTCGACGCGCTGCTCACCTCGGTGGCCAAACAGGACGTCGCGCCCGCCCGGATCGTGATCGTGGGGAACGGGTGCCCGCTGCCCGACTTCGCCGAGCGGCTCGGACTGCCCGGCGAGGTGACCACCATCGAGGTCGACGAGAATCTCGGCTGCCCGGGCGGACGGAACGTGGGCCTCGCCAGGCTCGCGGAGTTCGGGGACGTGGACGTCGTGGTCGAACTCGACGACGACGGACTGCTGGTCGACGCGGACGTGCTGCGCAAGGTCCGCGATCTGTACGCGGCCGATCCGCGCCTGGGCATCGTCGGCTTCCGGATCGCCGACGAGAACGGGGAGACCCAGCGCCGGCACGTGCCCCGGGTCGGCGCGAAGGACCCGATGCGGGGTGGTCCGGTCACCGGGTTCCTCGGCGGCGGGCACGCCCTGTCGATGCCGATGGTCGCCGAGATCGGTGACTGGCCCGCCGAGTTCTTCTTCGCCCACGAGGAGACCGACATGGCCTGGCGTGCCATCGACGCCGGGTGGACCGTGCTGTACGAGCCCGAACTGCTGCTCCAGCACCCGAAGACCTCACCCGCCCGGCACGCCATCTACTACCGGGTCACCGCCCGCAACCGGGTCTGGCTCACCCGCCGTCGGCTGCCCCTCGCGCTCATCCCCGTGCACCTGGGGATCTGGGTGCTGCTCACGCTCGCGCGGACGCGGTCCCTCGGCGGACTGCGGGCCTGGTTCGGCGGTTTCGCGGAAGGCCTGCGCGAGTCCGGCGGCCGGCGACAGCCGATGCGATGGCGGACGGTGTGGCGGCTCACGCGCCTCGGACGCCCGCCGGTCATCTGA
- a CDS encoding MarR family winged helix-turn-helix transcriptional regulator: protein MDKPLDLLEFETMLLGRHMHMLNPRARGAGEERLDRSAYVLLSRIQAQGPMSIGEFSEAFGLDASTLNRQTAAMVRAGVVERMPDPEGGMARKFAITAEGERRLDIHRTENLEGLEKVMVDWAAEDVAEFAAYLSRFNRDIERLDGRPWPRG, encoded by the coding sequence GTGGACAAGCCACTTGATCTGCTGGAGTTCGAGACCATGCTGCTCGGGCGGCACATGCACATGCTCAACCCGCGAGCGCGCGGGGCCGGCGAGGAACGGCTGGATCGCAGTGCGTACGTCCTGCTCAGCCGCATCCAGGCGCAGGGGCCGATGTCGATCGGCGAGTTCAGCGAGGCTTTCGGGCTGGACGCCTCCACCCTCAACCGGCAGACCGCCGCGATGGTGCGGGCCGGGGTCGTCGAACGCATGCCCGACCCCGAGGGGGGCATGGCCCGCAAGTTCGCCATCACCGCCGAGGGCGAGCGCCGTCTGGACATCCACCGGACCGAGAACCTGGAGGGTCTGGAGAAGGTCATGGTCGACTGGGCGGCCGAGGACGTGGCCGAGTTCGCCGCCTACCTCAGCCGCTTCAACCGCGACATCGAGCGACTCGACGGGCGCCCCTGGCCGCGCGGTTGA
- a CDS encoding alpha/beta hydrolase — protein sequence MYFRRILRPLRRGGMLLAATTLLVSACSAERFTTTASEPTKSEAVLAPLPRSTPATLTPYYEQKPAWRSCGAPGFECTTMKVPLDYDDAASGAIKLAVARKKATGPGRRIGSLLVNPGGPGGSAVGYLQAYAGLGYPAKIRARYDMVAVDPRGVARSEPIECLSGPEMDAFTKTDMTPDNVRETDELVDAYKKFAEGCARHSPKVLRHVSTVEAARDMDILRAVLGDQKLNYVGASYGTFLGATYAGLYPQRVGRMVLDGALDPSITARRLNEEQTAGFETAFKSFAKDCVSRSGCPLGGRGTSPDQVGRNLSAFFKKLDANPIPTGDADRKELTESLATTGVIAAMYDEGAWPQLREALGAAMKHKDGAGLLALSDSYYERDAKGHYTNLMYANAAVNCLDLPAAFSGPDQLEKSLPAFEKASPVFGDGLAWASLNCAYWPVKATGEPHRIEAKGAGPILVVGTTRDPATPYAWAESLAGQLSSATLLTYVGDGHTAYGRGSVCIDSAINRYLLDGTPPPKGKRCS from the coding sequence ATGTACTTCAGGCGCATCCTCAGGCCCCTGCGCAGGGGCGGCATGCTGCTGGCCGCCACGACGCTGCTCGTCTCCGCCTGCTCGGCGGAGAGATTCACCACGACGGCATCGGAGCCGACGAAGTCGGAGGCGGTGCTGGCCCCGCTGCCCCGCTCCACACCGGCGACGCTGACGCCGTACTACGAGCAGAAGCCGGCCTGGCGCTCCTGCGGTGCGCCCGGCTTCGAATGCACCACGATGAAGGTGCCGCTCGACTACGACGACGCGGCTTCGGGCGCCATCAAACTGGCCGTCGCCCGCAAGAAGGCCACGGGTCCCGGGCGGCGGATCGGCTCGCTGCTGGTCAACCCGGGCGGTCCGGGCGGCTCGGCGGTCGGATACCTGCAGGCGTACGCGGGGCTCGGCTACCCGGCGAAGATCCGCGCCCGCTACGACATGGTCGCGGTCGACCCGCGCGGAGTGGCCCGCAGCGAGCCGATCGAATGTCTCAGCGGCCCGGAGATGGACGCGTTCACGAAGACGGACATGACGCCCGACAACGTGCGGGAGACGGACGAACTGGTCGACGCGTACAAGAAGTTCGCCGAAGGGTGCGCCCGGCACTCGCCCAAGGTGCTGCGGCATGTCTCCACGGTCGAGGCGGCCCGTGACATGGACATCCTCCGTGCGGTACTGGGCGACCAGAAGCTGAACTATGTGGGAGCGTCGTACGGGACGTTCCTGGGCGCGACGTACGCGGGCCTGTATCCGCAACGGGTGGGCCGTATGGTCCTGGACGGCGCGCTGGACCCCTCGATCACCGCCCGCAGGCTCAACGAGGAGCAGACGGCGGGCTTCGAGACGGCCTTCAAGTCGTTCGCGAAGGACTGCGTCAGCCGCAGCGGCTGCCCGCTGGGCGGCCGGGGCACGAGCCCGGACCAGGTGGGCAGGAACCTCAGCGCCTTCTTCAAGAAGCTCGACGCGAACCCGATCCCCACGGGCGACGCGGACCGCAAGGAACTCACCGAGTCCCTCGCGACGACGGGCGTGATCGCGGCCATGTACGACGAGGGGGCCTGGCCCCAGCTGCGCGAGGCGCTCGGCGCGGCGATGAAGCACAAGGACGGGGCGGGCCTGCTCGCCCTCTCCGACAGCTACTACGAGCGTGACGCCAAGGGCCACTACACGAACCTGATGTACGCCAACGCGGCCGTGAACTGCCTCGACCTCCCGGCCGCCTTCTCCGGCCCCGACCAGTTGGAGAAGAGTCTCCCTGCCTTCGAGAAGGCGTCCCCCGTCTTCGGCGACGGCCTGGCCTGGGCCTCCCTGAACTGCGCGTACTGGCCGGTGAAAGCGACGGGTGAGCCCCACCGCATCGAGGCGAAGGGGGCGGGCCCGATCCTGGTGGTCGGCACCACGCGGGACCCGGCGACCCCCTACGCGTGGGCCGAGTCCCTCGCCGGTCAGCTCTCGTCCGCCACACTCCTGACGTACGTCGGCGACGGCCACACCGCCTACGGTCGCGGCAGTGTCTGCATCGACTCCGCGATCAACCGCTACCTCCTCGACGGCACCCCTCCGCCCAAGGGAAAGCGCTGCTCATAG